Proteins co-encoded in one Halococcoides cellulosivorans genomic window:
- a CDS encoding cation-translocating P-type ATPase, whose product MSASPASQSVEAVLDEHRVERDGLRDAEADRRRATVGPNEIASEASRSPLAILIAQFDSTLIWVLVAAAILSAVAGHAIDAVLILVIVVANGVFGFVQDYRAEASLDALREMAAPTARVRRDGSTVERAAPDLVPGDVITLQSGDVVPADARVIAATGLEVDEATLTGESVPVGKAADPVAPATPLADQTSMVHKGTSVTRGSGVAVVTGTGMDTAVGSIATELSRTEETDTPLQVELDRLGRRLGMGVIGLAVLVVPLLYVRGTGLVETLLTAVSLAVAAVPEGLPAVVTLTLALGVRKMADENALVRRLPAVEALGSVDTVCTDKTGTLTAGRMTAARAWIDDESIDLDGDGAGSVPDAEDRLNQLFEAAVLCSDATAEAGDPTEQALVEAAADRGIDAAALRERRPLTDEVPFSSERKWMGTAHDDWGYVKGAPEVVVELCDRVATADGSVPIDDRRAAIEDRVAAFGDDALRTLAVARTSDPETLDAGLELLGLVGMIDPAREEVADAISATHRAGIDVVMITGDNRRTASAIAETVGIEGEVMEGAEIEALSDAELESRVESVRVFARTTPTHKVRILRAFQATGHTVAMTGDGVNDAPALKNADVGVAMGERGTDVAKQSSDVILLDDNYATIERAIERGRAIFDNVWKFVAYLLSANVAEVAIVFLASLGGYLVLPAVQLLWINLLTDGLPALALGADPQSGDVMDRPPRDPDRGIVGSGMLTLIAGLGVVSVVLMLGLLAYTLDGAAEMTAYAMTMVFTGFVVLEFEKLFVVRWLRETPMLSNRWLAAAIGVSLTAQLAVLYTPLTAFFGTVPLALADWALLGAILALALPAYLFVAVLVRRVRAPDQPPTV is encoded by the coding sequence ATGTCGGCATCGCCAGCGAGCCAGTCGGTCGAGGCCGTCCTCGACGAGCACCGCGTCGAACGCGATGGGCTCAGAGACGCCGAGGCCGACCGCCGCCGGGCGACGGTCGGCCCGAACGAGATCGCGAGTGAGGCGAGTCGCTCCCCGCTCGCCATCCTGATCGCACAGTTCGACAGCACGCTCATCTGGGTGCTCGTCGCTGCCGCGATCCTCTCGGCGGTCGCGGGCCACGCTATCGACGCGGTGCTCATCCTCGTGATCGTCGTCGCCAACGGCGTGTTCGGGTTCGTCCAGGATTACCGTGCCGAGGCGAGTCTCGATGCGCTCCGCGAGATGGCCGCGCCGACCGCCCGGGTCCGCCGGGACGGATCGACCGTCGAGCGGGCGGCTCCCGATCTCGTCCCGGGTGACGTCATCACCCTGCAGAGCGGCGACGTCGTCCCCGCCGACGCCCGCGTGATCGCGGCGACGGGCCTGGAGGTCGACGAAGCGACGCTCACCGGCGAGAGCGTCCCGGTCGGGAAAGCCGCCGATCCGGTCGCCCCGGCGACGCCGCTGGCCGATCAGACCTCGATGGTCCACAAGGGGACCTCGGTTACGCGGGGGTCGGGCGTCGCCGTCGTCACGGGGACGGGCATGGACACCGCCGTCGGTTCGATCGCGACCGAACTCTCCCGGACCGAGGAGACCGATACGCCGCTCCAGGTCGAACTCGATCGCCTCGGCCGGCGACTCGGGATGGGCGTGATCGGCCTCGCGGTGCTCGTCGTCCCACTCCTCTACGTTCGGGGAACGGGCCTGGTCGAGACGCTGCTGACCGCGGTCTCGCTCGCGGTCGCCGCCGTCCCGGAGGGCCTGCCCGCGGTCGTGACGCTCACGCTCGCGCTCGGCGTTCGGAAAATGGCCGACGAGAACGCCCTCGTGCGCCGCCTGCCTGCGGTCGAGGCGCTCGGATCGGTCGATACGGTCTGTACCGACAAGACCGGGACGCTCACCGCGGGGCGGATGACCGCCGCGCGGGCCTGGATCGACGACGAGTCCATCGACCTCGACGGCGACGGGGCCGGGTCGGTCCCGGACGCCGAGGACCGTCTGAACCAGCTTTTCGAGGCCGCCGTGCTCTGTAGCGACGCGACTGCCGAGGCGGGCGATCCGACCGAGCAGGCGCTGGTCGAGGCCGCCGCCGACCGCGGGATCGACGCCGCCGCCCTGCGCGAGCGCCGCCCGCTCACCGACGAGGTCCCCTTTTCCTCGGAGCGCAAGTGGATGGGCACCGCTCACGACGACTGGGGCTACGTCAAGGGCGCGCCCGAAGTCGTCGTCGAGCTGTGCGATCGGGTCGCGACCGCCGACGGATCGGTCCCGATCGACGACCGGCGCGCGGCGATCGAGGACCGCGTCGCGGCGTTCGGTGACGACGCACTCCGCACGCTCGCGGTCGCCCGGACCTCGGACCCCGAGACCCTCGACGCGGGCCTCGAACTCCTCGGTCTGGTGGGGATGATCGATCCCGCGCGCGAGGAGGTCGCCGACGCGATCAGCGCGACCCACCGCGCGGGCATCGACGTGGTGATGATCACCGGCGACAACCGCCGGACGGCGAGCGCGATCGCCGAGACGGTCGGGATCGAGGGCGAGGTCATGGAGGGCGCCGAGATCGAGGCGCTGAGCGACGCGGAACTGGAATCGCGGGTCGAAAGCGTGCGCGTGTTCGCGCGCACGACGCCGACCCACAAGGTCCGGATCTTGCGCGCCTTCCAGGCGACCGGCCACACCGTCGCGATGACCGGCGACGGCGTCAACGACGCGCCCGCGCTGAAAAACGCCGACGTCGGCGTCGCGATGGGCGAACGCGGCACGGACGTCGCCAAACAGTCGAGTGACGTGATCTTGCTCGACGACAACTACGCGACGATCGAGCGCGCGATCGAGCGCGGGCGAGCGATCTTCGACAACGTCTGGAAGTTCGTCGCCTACCTGTTGAGTGCGAACGTCGCGGAGGTCGCGATCGTCTTTCTGGCCTCGCTCGGTGGGTATCTCGTGCTTCCGGCGGTCCAACTCCTCTGGATCAACCTGTTGACCGACGGCCTGCCCGCGCTCGCGCTCGGGGCCGACCCCCAGAGCGGCGACGTGATGGACCGGCCACCGCGCGATCCCGACCGGGGCATCGTCGGGTCGGGCATGCTCACGCTCATCGCCGGCCTCGGCGTCGTCTCCGTGGTGTTGATGCTCGGCTTACTGGCGTACACCCTCGACGGCGCGGCCGAGATGACCGCCTACGCGATGACGATGGTGTTCACGGGCTTCGTCGTCCTGGAGTTCGAGAAGCTGTTCGTCGTCCGGTGGCTCCGGGAGACGCCGATGCTGTCGAATCGGTGGCTCGCGGCGGCGATCGGCGTCTCGCTGACGGCCCAGTTGGCCGTGCTGTACACCCCATTGACGGCGTTCTTCGGGACGGTCCCGCTCGCGCTGGCCGACTGGGCGCTGCTTGGCGCGATTCTCGCACTCGCGCTGCCGGCGTATCTGTTCGTCGCCGTGCTCGTGCGTCGCGTCCGAGCGCCCGATCAGCCGCCGACGGTCTGA